From a single Nakaseomyces glabratus chromosome H, complete sequence genomic region:
- the RTC3 gene encoding Rtc3p (CAGL0H02101g~Ortholog(s) have role in RNA metabolic process and biofilm matrix, cytoplasm, nucleus localization): protein MSLNELFHGNQHDDTKKKPRRNSSTEVLQYFYKGKETDLVIYVTSQAAADDYLASPSPSKLANVVEVFKVFTNLDGKGATGTFGEASKAQLENEFGKGKKVEEVIGLILKEGVPNGKTNRVKTEGNFQK, encoded by the coding sequence ATGTCATTGAATGAATTGTTCCACGGTAATCAACACGATGATACCAAGAAGAAGCCTAGAAGAAACTCTTCTACCGAAGTGCTACAATATTTCTACAAGGGTAAGGAGACTGATCTGGTGATATATGTTACGTCGCAGGCTGCTGCTGACGACTATTTGGCATCGCCATCTCCTTCCAAGCTGGCCAATGTTGTTGAAGTGTTCAAAGTCTTCACTAACTTGGACGGTAAAGGTGCCACTGGTACATTCGGTGAAGCTTCAAAGGCTCAATTAGAGAACGAATTCGGAAAGGGTAAGAAGGTAGAGGAAGTCATTGGATTGATCCTGAAGGAAGGTGTTCCAAACGGTAAGACCAACAGGGTCAAGACCGAAGGTAACTTCCAAAAGTAA